One window of Flavobacterium dauae genomic DNA carries:
- a CDS encoding type B 50S ribosomal protein L31: MQKGIHPENYRLVAFKDMSNDDVFITKSTVETKETIEVDGVEYPVYKMEISRTSHPFYTGKSKLIDTAGRIDKFKNKYAKFKK; this comes from the coding sequence ATGCAAAAAGGTATTCACCCAGAAAATTACAGATTAGTAGCGTTTAAAGATATGTCTAACGATGACGTATTCATCACAAAATCAACAGTTGAAACAAAAGAAACAATTGAAGTTGATGGCGTAGAGTACCCGGTTTATAAAATGGAGATTTCGCGTACATCGCACCCATTCTACACAGGTAAATCTAAATTAATTGATACAGCAGGTCGTATCGATAAATTCAAAAACAAATACGCTAAATTCAAAAAATAA
- the rho gene encoding transcription termination factor Rho has translation MFDKNVLKGMKLPELKEIAKTIGVEKINLKKDELIDTILKMQDNFQQNESSAENQSSTNTAQKKEKRKRINPLAEETGDQNLFSETVTNISEIKTEESSAETVEKHNKPNKNQKHQSKSANPQQVKKELNADADKTENKDIVAEIAVVEVEKPAQNQNRNKNQKKQNYRDPDYEFEGIIECEGVLEVPKDGGSHGYLRSSDYNYRKSPDDIYISQSQIRLFGLKKGDTIKGIVRPPKGNEQHFPLVRITKINGHEPDEVRDRPSFEHLTPLFPKDKFNLSGNNSKLSTRIIDLFAPIGKGQRGMIVAQPKTGKTMMLKEIANAIADNHPEVYQIVLLIDERPEEVTDMQRNVRAEVVASTFDEEARYHVELADMVLEKAKRLVECGHDVVILLDSITRLARAYNTVQPASGRVLSGGVDANALQKPKRFFGAARNIENGGSLTIIATALTDTGSKMDDVIFEEFKGTGNMELQLDRKIANKRIFPAVDLTSSSTRRDDLLQDRFTNSKMLVLRNILADMNPVEAITFIHDRIKNTKSNEEFFNSMRD, from the coding sequence ATGTTTGACAAAAACGTGTTAAAGGGTATGAAACTGCCCGAACTTAAAGAAATAGCAAAAACAATTGGTGTAGAAAAAATTAATCTTAAAAAAGATGAACTGATTGATACTATTTTAAAGATGCAGGATAATTTTCAGCAAAACGAATCTTCAGCTGAAAATCAATCATCAACGAATACTGCACAAAAAAAAGAAAAGAGAAAACGCATAAATCCTTTAGCTGAAGAAACAGGAGATCAAAATTTGTTTTCTGAAACAGTAACCAATATTTCTGAAATCAAAACGGAAGAATCATCTGCTGAAACGGTTGAGAAGCATAACAAACCCAATAAAAATCAAAAGCATCAATCAAAATCAGCAAATCCTCAACAGGTTAAAAAAGAACTAAATGCTGATGCAGATAAAACGGAAAATAAGGATATAGTGGCTGAAATAGCGGTGGTTGAAGTAGAAAAACCGGCTCAAAACCAAAATCGCAATAAAAATCAGAAAAAACAAAATTACCGCGATCCTGATTACGAATTTGAAGGAATTATTGAATGCGAGGGCGTTTTAGAAGTTCCTAAAGATGGTGGTTCGCACGGATATTTACGCTCGTCTGATTACAATTACCGTAAATCGCCTGATGATATTTATATTTCACAATCACAAATCCGTTTGTTTGGATTAAAAAAAGGCGATACTATAAAAGGAATTGTGCGTCCGCCAAAAGGTAATGAACAACATTTTCCATTAGTACGCATCACAAAAATCAACGGGCACGAACCTGACGAAGTACGCGACCGTCCGTCATTTGAACACTTAACTCCGTTGTTTCCTAAAGATAAATTCAATTTATCGGGCAACAATTCAAAACTTTCAACACGAATTATCGATTTATTTGCACCCATCGGAAAAGGGCAACGCGGTATGATTGTAGCGCAACCAAAAACCGGTAAAACAATGATGTTGAAAGAAATTGCCAATGCTATTGCAGACAATCACCCCGAAGTTTACCAAATTGTATTGCTGATTGACGAACGCCCCGAAGAGGTAACCGATATGCAGCGCAACGTACGTGCAGAGGTTGTTGCTTCAACGTTTGATGAAGAAGCTCGATACCACGTAGAATTAGCTGATATGGTGTTGGAAAAAGCAAAACGCTTGGTAGAATGTGGACACGATGTGGTTATTTTGTTAGATTCTATTACCCGTTTGGCACGTGCATACAATACGGTTCAACCGGCATCGGGCAGAGTCTTGTCGGGTGGGGTAGATGCCAATGCACTGCAAAAGCCAAAACGCTTTTTTGGTGCGGCACGAAACATAGAAAATGGCGGATCACTGACCATTATCGCAACAGCTTTAACAGATACGGGTTCTAAAATGGACGATGTGATTTTTGAGGAGTTCAAAGGAACCGGAAATATGGAATTGCAATTAGACCGTAAAATTGCCAATAAACGTATTTTCCCGGCAGTCGATTTAACGTCGTCATCTACACGTCGCGATGATTTATTGCAAGACCGATTTACAAACAGTAAAATGCTTGTTTTACGAAATATTTTGGCAGATATGAATCCGGTGGAAGCAATTACATTTATTCACGATCGCATTAAAAATACAAAATCAAACGAAGAGTTTTTTAATAGTATGCGAGATTAA
- a CDS encoding DUF4199 domain-containing protein — MNTINKTTGLTFGYILMAYYVLVNLIVFFADYTLFVKSYLTIVNMVVVLILGICCVWIAKRRLNNLITFKEGFTAFFIMIVLGFLANYIIQYILFNFVNPEAKIVNNELMIEMTQKIGKDLNLSEAEINDKISVVNNSADDNFSLKVLFFSYAQTILGSSIAGLLIALTFKNRSEFSTPRNQ; from the coding sequence ATGAATACCATCAATAAAACAACAGGTTTAACATTCGGTTATATTTTAATGGCTTACTATGTATTGGTAAACCTAATTGTTTTCTTTGCAGATTATACGTTGTTCGTAAAATCGTACCTTACCATTGTTAATATGGTTGTTGTTTTAATTTTAGGAATTTGCTGCGTTTGGATTGCCAAAAGACGTTTAAATAATCTTATTACTTTTAAAGAAGGTTTTACCGCCTTTTTTATAATGATTGTTTTAGGTTTTTTAGCAAACTACATTATACAGTACATATTGTTCAACTTTGTAAACCCCGAAGCAAAGATAGTTAACAATGAACTGATGATTGAAATGACGCAGAAAATTGGTAAAGATTTAAACTTATCCGAAGCTGAAATTAACGATAAAATCAGCGTTGTAAATAATAGTGCAGACGATAATTTCTCTCTAAAAGTATTGTTTTTCAGTTACGCTCAAACCATTTTAGGTTCATCAATTGCAGGTTTGTTAATTGCATTGACATTTAAAAACAGATCAGAATTTTCAACGCCAAGAAACCAATAA
- a CDS encoding rhodanese-like domain-containing protein has translation MKKIMLLLMLLIGFTNQLTAQNFTDPWTPQQLMNTKTLADRIIQNKMKNTVVVNIGPDAVIKNSYNAGAGSDSKNIEKLQTYLKNISKDKEVVLYCGCCPFEKCPNIRPAFKAVIAAGYKNAKLLNIPKNIKIDWIDKGYPVN, from the coding sequence ATGAAGAAAATAATGCTTTTATTGATGCTGTTAATTGGTTTTACAAACCAGTTAACGGCTCAAAATTTTACAGATCCTTGGACACCGCAACAACTAATGAATACCAAAACATTGGCAGACCGAATTATTCAGAATAAAATGAAAAATACAGTTGTTGTAAATATTGGTCCCGATGCGGTAATAAAGAATTCATACAATGCCGGAGCGGGAAGCGATTCTAAAAATATTGAAAAGTTACAAACATATTTAAAAAACATTTCAAAAGATAAAGAAGTTGTTTTGTATTGCGGATGTTGCCCTTTTGAAAAATGCCCTAATATACGACCAGCTTTTAAAGCGGTAATAGCCGCCGGATATAAAAACGCTAAACTTTTAAATATTCCTAAAAATATTAAAATAGATTGGATAGATAAAGGATATCCTGTAAATTAA